GTCAGAATTGACCGTGAGTTGGGCACTCGTACGGCCGATCGTGTCGATCGTTCCTACCCGACCCTTGAACAGGATCACGCTGCCGATCGGTGCGGGAGGCCACGGCGGACCGGGTGTGCAAAAAACCCGTTCGCGCTGGATCTCGGCGCCGTCAAAGACGCCATTGGCAAGCGCTTGCAGAAAAGGAACGCCCTCGACCGTATCGGTCGGCCTGCCCGCGATCGTGATCTTCTGCTGATCGACATCGAGGCCGACAGAGCATTTGTAATGCAGCCCGTCGACAAGGATCGAGTCGGCCAAAAAGACGAAGCCGTTCCAGGTGATCGATATGTCGAAATTGGTGTAGGTGAGCACCGTTCCGTTGAGCAGCGTGAAGGTAAAGCAATCGGCCATCAACAAGGTGGAATCGCTTTGCGCCCGCACCGTGTTCAGATAGGCGATGAGAGCCGGCGAAGCGGATTTCATGGTTTCACGCTCCTGAACTTCAGGCTGTCGACCTTCCAAAGGCCTGACATGAAATTGTCGAAATCCTCTTGATCGGCGAGAAAGCGGCAGACGAAGGCATAGGTGAAATCGGCGGTGATGAGATCGCCGGAAGCGGGCGCGGTCGCAAAATTCAAGGTGTTCGGTTCCGTCACGCTCCATCCCGAGGCGCTTTGGACGACGCCGTTCAGATAGACGGCTGTCATATCGGTCACCCATCCGACCGGTTCCCCCCAGCCGCCGAGGCTGCGCAACACCGTGAACGATGTCGTTGTTCCATCGCCCTCCCCAAGCCCCTGAGCGCTCGCCACGCTGTCGGTCGGGTCCGTATAGAGAAATGTCCCGAATTGGCCTTGGACCGACAGGTAGAGCCCCATGAGGCGCTGCAATGACCGCGCCATCAGGTTTGGAAAATTACCGTTTGAATCGAGCCCGTTGAAGGTCAGCTCGAATTCGTAAAGCGTATAGGCATAGAGCGATTGGCGCACCTCGCGGCCCGATACGTGCGAGGCAATCCTGGTCGAAAAGGTGGGGCGCTTATGAACCGACCATCCTTGGCCCGGGAGAATTGGAAAGTTCGGCGGCGTCGTCATCAGACCGCGCCGCCGGTAAATGCGCCGCGCCGGTGCTGCTGCTGCAGGATCTTGACCAGCGTGTCGGCGTTGGCCCGCAAATCCTCGGCCGTCGTGCTGCCGTGTTGATGATAATTGACGGTCGGCGAAAAATGATTGTGAACGGCGCCTCCGGCAGGTCCGCCATTCGCCATGAGGCTTTGCGCCCATGGCGTATGAGCGGCGGGCACAACCATCTCGCCTTGGTGAAGCTGAGCTAGTTGGTCGCTTGGGATCTGCCAGGAGCCGTCGGCATAAATGCCGCCAAGCACGGTCGCGGCCCCGGCTGCGGCGGGCCCTGCCGCAGCGGGTCCCATGACCGGCGCGAGAAAGCCGAAGATGCCGGCAAAGACGGCCTTGGCGTCGATCATCACTTGCTGCAGCACGGATTGTGCCGCAATTGCAGCGCTGGCCATACCGGCCGCGGCATCGGACCCGGTGCGGACGCTATTGCCCATGATTGTCGCCGCGGTCTTGGCAGTTTCAGAAGCGAGCCAGTCGGCGACCTTGGTGATGTTGGTCGCGATCTCGTCCTGGATCATCATGAGCAGGATCTTACGCACTTGCATACGAAAGGTCTCGTGTCCGGCGATCATCCCCATGATGCTTTCCGATACCGAATTGCCGATCCTCTCGAACGCCTTTTTATATTCGTTGGTGATTTCGACGGTCACCTGTTGGGTTACTTTCAGCCGCTCGGCCGCCGCCTGAGAATCCACTTGCGCGAGCTGATTGGTCGCGGCGCGATACTGGGCGGTCCCATCGTCCCAAATGCCCTGGAGCGCTCCATAGTGGGCCTTCTCGACCGCTAATTGCTCCGCGAGAGCCGCGGTCAATTGCGCCAATTCCTGCTGATGCGATATAGCACCTTCGGCCTCCTCGCGCTTGATCAGCGTGATACGCGCTTGAGACTGGTTTTGCGCGATGGAAAATGCCTGATTTTCCTTATCGGCCTGATCCTGCTCGGTCTCCGCGTCGACGGCTTTTTGCGCGTTGGCGACGGCAACAGCGGCCTCGATCCGTTGCTGCGAGCCTGCCGCATAGACTTTTGCGACGGCTGCAGCATTTGCTTTTGCTTCTGCCAGGTTATTGGCAGCGTCGCTGCCTTGCGCGCCGGCACCCGCGAGGCTGTTTTTTGCGCGCGCAAGATCCAATTCCTGCATACGGACCGAGAGTGTGGCTTGCGCCGCCTTGGTCTCGGCTTGGGTCAATTCCACAGATTTTGCTTGCGGCCCGAGCGCGGCTTTAAGTTGAGCGACCTCATCGGCCGCGGCTTGCGCCTTGGCCCGCGCATCGCGGAGCGAATCTTGGCCATGCGCCGACGTATCATTTGCTGAGGACAGATCGATCAATTGGCTCGGCGTCCCTCCACGCTGCTGATTTGTCAGCGTGACGAGCTTTTGTTCGAGCTGGGCAATCACCTCATTGGTTTTTTGAGCATCTTCACGCATCCCGGCGGTAAGGCTGGGCGCCGTCTGCAGATCCATCAGATGCGATTTCAGCTCTTGGATCTTGGTCTCGCTGTCCTCAATCTGCGCGGTGAGAGGATTCGCTCCAGCAACCACGCGGCCCGCGACTTCGGCGCGCTGTTCCGGCGTCTGCGGCCGCGTTGCCTCGGCCGCGATTTGCGCACGGCGCGCGACGAGATTGGCTGCCAACGCATCGGTCTGCTCGCGCAGCTTCTCCGTGGTGAGTTCGGTGTGGATGTCGAAGCCGCCCTCGGCAGCGCCGGCTTCGGCGACCGCCTCAGACCAGCTGCGCTGTTTGGCGGTCAATTCCGCCAGTTGATTGCCGCTTTGTTGATAGCGATCAAGCATGATCGCCATAATCGCGGCAATCGCCTGATTCTGGTTGCCGCTGCGCGCTACAGCCTCGGCATGGGCGATCTCGGCCTGCGTCGCGTTTGGAAGCGTGGTGACGAATTGCTTGATCTTTTCGAGCGGCTGATCGAGCGTCGTCGACAATTGCCGCATCGCATCCGGCACCGTCTGTCCCGAGGCCGCGGCATAGGCCGGCAGAATGTCGATGACGAGCTGCTCGAGCGAATGCGAATAATTATGGATCGAACCGATTGTCGCCTGCAGGGCCATGGCCTGGTCGGCCGAAACGCCTTGGATCTTTTCGAGCTGATGGAGAAACCGCGCTGTACCTTCTCCAGCATACGTCGCGCCCTTTTCGATCTTATCGAGATTGCCGGCGAAGGCCTCGGCGCTTGCCACAGCGAGGATGCGCCGGTTCGCTTCGTCGACGGCATTCGCGAGCGCAATAAAGCCGATGACGGCGCCGGCGGCGCCGAGACCGAGACCGACGAAGATGCTGCGCGCCAAGAGCGCTTGCGCGCTGGCTTCCCCCGTCGCTTTAGCCGCGTTGAGAATCTGAGTGCCGAGCGCCCCAAAATTGCCGGACCTGACATTCTGGCCCGCTTCGAAAGCGTCGAAGTTTTTCGAAAAGATACTGACCGTCGCGGCCGCGACCGTCAATTCGGCCGAGACTTTAGCTGCGTCCTCGGCGATCGCCGTGAAGCCCAGATTGTCGTTCAGCCCCTTCAGGCTGTTGCCGAATTTCGCGTTCTCCGCCGCCGCGCGCTGAATCCCGGCAGCATATTCCGAGATGTCAGCTCCAAATCTCACGACGACAGATGACATGAGTTAGGCCTTTTTCGCGCGCGCCTTGGCGATGTCTCTGTTGGCGATAGCTTCGAGCTCGGCAAACGACAGATAGCCTGGCGCCGGTTTGCGGGCCTTGAAGACTTCGATCGCCTTCGCTTCCTCTGCTTCAGTCAATTCCGGCGGCGTAATCTTTACGCCATGGAGTGCCATCAGCAAAACATTCAGCGGCGGATAGACGGTCCAGTAATCAAACTGTTGCTCAACGACCCACCATTCGGTCGCGTCGATCTCTTCCGTCGTGAGATGCAACCCGTCGCGCAAGCGGCCGTAGATAAAGGTCCAGGGATCTAGACCGTCGTCTCGGCCGCTAAGGCTTCCCCCTCAGGGGAACCCTTCAAATAACCGCCGAAATTCAAGATTTGATGCACGGCGACGCGCAATTCGGCGATATCGCCGAGCTCCATCTCGGCATCATCCGCGACGGCCTCTGCGTGGTCCCGGCGCAGCACAATCGTAATGATCAAAAGGTGCCATTCGACCCAGGTCGCGTAGACATTTTCCTTGGCTTTCGCAAGTACTAAGGAAATATCTTGATGTTGCTTTACGGTCAGAGGCTTGATCTTATACTCAGTATCTCCGAGCGTCACAGAAATTGGGTCGGGACGCATTATGAGATCTCCGGGAAGACCAGGATGCCGAGGACGTCGGCCGCATTGACCGATGCCTCGAAAGTTAATTCCGGCATCATGAAATCTTCGAGCTTAGCCGCCAGCGTGATCCCTTCGCCTGTGCATGCATAAAGGCGCATGACGAAAGCTTTGCCTTTCCGCGACGTATAATAATCGAGCTGAAACGTCGGATTTTCGCCGAGAAGCTGATTGTTGATGATCAGCTGCTGCCCGGTTGTAACCGTTGACGTATAGGTGATTGCGACCCCGAGGCCGGTGTCGGCCGCGGCGAAAGTGTAGGTCCCGGCCGATTCAGAATATTGGCCCACCGTCGGCCCAGTTGCCACCTTGGTCAGCGGCAGCCCGGTCGCGACATAGATGACGCCGAGATCCTGATCGAAGGTCGCAGAATTTGTGACCGGAACGGTCCACGGCGTCGCGGCGGGGATTGCATGCTGCTCGCCGGGATTCCATTGGAAGCCGCCGCTGGTAAAATTCTGGCCAAAAAAGACCGTGTTCCAGGCGATACCACTAATCAGAGCGCTCGTCGCTTTGCCGGTCACTTTGACGGTGCCACGCGCTTGATCGAGCGGATAGATCTCCTGGCCGTAAAGATCTTTGAGCGACCCTTTGAAATCCAGCGAGAGGGCATTTGCCTTGCCGATATTGATCGGCGTGCCATTTGCGACGTCGGTGCGCGTGACTATAAGAACGCCAGGCCCGAAGGCGGTCTGCGTCATAATCTTGATCCTTCTCTTCGAGCGCCTTGGGGCTCATTTATGGGAGTGTGGCGAGACGCCGCTTGAGGTCTTGCGTCGCGGTATAGACGAGGTTCCAGGACGCGGTATCGTTGCCAAGCCGCGTGCCCAGAAAGCTATCCGTGAACCAGCGATCGACA
The window above is part of the Methylovirgula sp. HY1 genome. Proteins encoded here:
- a CDS encoding DUF2163 domain-containing protein, translated to MKSASPALIAYLNTVRAQSDSTLLMADCFTFTLLNGTVLTYTNFDISITWNGFVFLADSILVDGLHYKCSVGLDVDQQKITIAGRPTDTVEGVPFLQALANGVFDGAEIQRERVFCTPGPPWPPAPIGSVILFKGRVGTIDTIGRTSAQLTVNSDLVLLDIKMPRNLYAPSCQHVLYDAGCGLNRANFAFYGEVGAGSSNSVVVVATGGLSDALAQGRLIWTGGANAAKSVTVKSATAPYISLAYPLQNVPQPGDTFTAYFGCDHTMAACQSKFNNLPNFRGFPFVPPPVFAA
- a CDS encoding DUF2460 domain-containing protein, with the protein product MTTPPNFPILPGQGWSVHKRPTFSTRIASHVSGREVRQSLYAYTLYEFELTFNGLDSNGNFPNLMARSLQRLMGLYLSVQGQFGTFLYTDPTDSVASAQGLGEGDGTTTSFTVLRSLGGWGEPVGWVTDMTAVYLNGVVQSASGWSVTEPNTLNFATAPASGDLITADFTYAFVCRFLADQEDFDNFMSGLWKVDSLKFRSVKP